One genomic segment of Actinomycetota bacterium includes these proteins:
- a CDS encoding glycine--tRNA ligase produces MAEPTIDTIVNLCKRRGIVFQSSEIYGGLRSAWDWGPLGIELKRNIKAQWWHSMVHLRGDVVGLESSILMSPKVWEASGHVATFTDPLVECTNCHHRFRADHIDLSKACRDCGQGPVWTEPRQFNLMFKTHMGPVEDSANAVYLRPETAQGMFVDFKTVQQTSRKRIPFGIAQQGKSFRNEITPGNFVFRTREFEQMEIEFFVKPGTDDEWHEYWLDLRMSWYTDLGMKAENLRLREHEADELSHYAKRTYDIEYNFPGMGWSEIEGIANRTDFDLKAHAEHSGEDLSYFDPDTDERYIPYVIEPSVGVERPLMAFLIDAYAEDEAPTATGKMEKRTVLKLDKRLAPIKVAVLPLSKHADLVPVAERVAAQIRPHFATDIDITQAIGKRYRRQDEIGTPFCVTVDFETLEDQQVTVRERDTMEQKRIGIDAVVEFVRERF; encoded by the coding sequence ATGGCGGAGCCCACCATCGACACGATCGTCAACCTCTGCAAGAGGCGCGGCATCGTCTTCCAGTCCAGCGAGATCTACGGCGGCCTGCGCTCGGCCTGGGACTGGGGCCCGCTGGGGATCGAGCTGAAGCGCAACATCAAGGCCCAGTGGTGGCATTCCATGGTCCACCTGCGTGGCGATGTCGTCGGCCTCGAGAGCTCGATCCTGATGTCACCGAAGGTGTGGGAGGCTTCGGGCCACGTAGCTACCTTCACCGACCCTCTGGTCGAATGCACCAACTGCCATCACCGCTTCCGCGCGGACCACATCGATCTCTCGAAGGCCTGTAGAGACTGCGGCCAGGGTCCCGTCTGGACGGAGCCGCGGCAGTTCAACCTGATGTTCAAGACCCATATGGGCCCGGTGGAGGACTCCGCTAACGCGGTGTACCTGCGCCCCGAGACGGCCCAGGGGATGTTCGTCGACTTCAAAACCGTGCAGCAGACATCACGGAAGCGGATCCCGTTCGGGATCGCCCAGCAGGGCAAGTCGTTCCGCAATGAGATCACGCCCGGCAACTTCGTCTTCCGGACCCGCGAGTTCGAGCAGATGGAGATCGAATTCTTCGTGAAGCCGGGAACTGACGACGAATGGCATGAGTACTGGCTGGATCTACGGATGAGCTGGTACACCGACCTGGGGATGAAGGCCGAGAACCTGAGGCTGCGCGAGCACGAGGCGGACGAGCTCTCCCACTATGCGAAACGTACCTACGACATCGAATACAACTTCCCCGGGATGGGATGGTCGGAGATCGAGGGGATCGCGAACCGCACCGACTTCGACCTGAAGGCGCACGCCGAGCATTCCGGTGAGGACCTCTCCTACTTCGACCCCGACACCGACGAGCGCTACATCCCCTATGTCATCGAGCCGTCGGTGGGCGTGGAGCGTCCGCTGATGGCGTTCCTGATCGACGCCTACGCGGAAGACGAAGCGCCGACCGCAACCGGCAAGATGGAGAAACGGACCGTCCTGAAGCTCGACAAGCGTCTTGCTCCGATCAAGGTCGCGGTACTGCCTCTGTCGAAGCACGCGGACCTCGTTCCGGTTGCGGAGAGGGTTGCTGCGCAGATCCGGCCGCACTTCGCCACCGACATCGACATCACTCAAGCGATCGGCAAGCGCTACCGCCGCCAGGACGAGATCGGAACACCCTTCTGCGTCACCGTCGACTTCGAGACGCTGGAAGACCAGCAGGTGACCGTGCGCGAGCGGGACACGATGGAACAGAAGCGGATAGGGATCGACGCCGTAGTGGAGTTCGTACGAGAGAGGTTCTAG
- a CDS encoding ABC transporter ATP-binding protein has protein sequence MGRHAAYEVRNLRKVYRKPQVVANDGIDFVVQPGEAFGLLGSNGAGKTTLVRQLVGLLAPTSGQIRLFGDPLQGGKGGDPRVGRAVAYLPQGSLALGELKVSEAIMWTGMLRGCGRATAGSETKQLTEALDLGPLATRQLRKLSGGQRRLVQIAMTLVGRLPVLILDEPTADIDPRLRRRIWELLAERCRAGAAMILVTHDVAEAEHVLDRVAILDHGKVAAAGTPAELKSGLAHRTRIEVVLAEDGGADAASVASLLGPSAKIENRRISGWTPAEDAIAILEKVMASSGPQALEDARLVTPTLEDVYLEVSGHSLGDDEERA, from the coding sequence ATGGGCCGCCACGCTGCTTACGAGGTCCGCAACCTCCGAAAGGTCTACAGGAAGCCCCAGGTCGTGGCGAACGACGGCATCGACTTCGTCGTCCAGCCGGGCGAGGCGTTCGGCCTCCTCGGCTCGAACGGCGCCGGCAAGACCACGTTGGTTCGTCAGCTGGTCGGGCTGCTGGCGCCGACGTCGGGCCAGATCAGGCTCTTCGGGGACCCGCTGCAGGGAGGTAAGGGCGGGGACCCGCGCGTCGGGCGTGCCGTCGCCTACCTGCCGCAGGGATCCCTCGCGCTGGGGGAGCTGAAGGTCTCCGAGGCGATCATGTGGACCGGGATGCTGCGCGGGTGCGGTCGTGCGACGGCCGGCTCCGAGACGAAGCAGCTGACCGAGGCGCTCGACCTCGGCCCCCTCGCCACCAGGCAGCTCCGGAAGCTCTCGGGCGGGCAGCGGCGGTTGGTGCAGATCGCGATGACGCTGGTCGGGCGCCTGCCGGTTCTCATCCTCGACGAGCCGACCGCCGACATCGACCCCCGGCTCCGCCGGCGCATCTGGGAGCTGCTGGCGGAGAGGTGCCGCGCGGGGGCCGCGATGATCCTCGTGACGCACGACGTGGCCGAGGCAGAGCACGTGCTCGACCGGGTTGCGATCCTCGATCACGGGAAGGTCGCGGCCGCGGGCACGCCCGCAGAGCTGAAGAGTGGGCTCGCGCACCGGACCCGGATCGAGGTGGTCCTTGCGGAAGACGGCGGCGCGGACGCGGCGTCGGTCGCGTCGTTGCTGGGACCATCGGCAAAGATCGAGAACCGCCGGATCAGCGGCTGGACCCCTGCGGAAGACGCGATCGCGATCCTCGAGAAGGTGATGGCGTCTTCGGGGCCTCAAGCTTTGGAGGACGCGCGGCTGGTGACTCCCACGTTGGAAGACGTCTACCTCGAGGTCAGCGGGCACTCCCTGGGCGACGACGAGGAACGAGCATGA
- the ybeY gene encoding rRNA maturation RNase YbeY, which produces MTVDVFVANEQELEVDETKLSALAQHVLQAEDVDDAAELSVLLVTRDHIRRLNARFAGDDYATDVLSFPMMEDEDSSLLLGDVVICPDVASSNAAKIGHDVAAELETLLVHGTLHLLGYDHDEEEEKARMDARQREILAAFHASAS; this is translated from the coding sequence GTGACCGTGGACGTATTCGTGGCGAACGAGCAGGAGCTAGAGGTCGACGAGACCAAGCTCTCCGCGCTTGCACAACACGTTCTGCAAGCGGAAGACGTAGACGATGCCGCAGAGCTGTCGGTCTTGCTCGTGACGCGCGATCACATCCGGCGTTTGAACGCCAGGTTCGCGGGTGACGACTACGCGACCGACGTTCTCTCGTTCCCGATGATGGAGGACGAAGACAGCTCGTTGTTGTTGGGTGACGTCGTGATCTGTCCCGACGTCGCCAGCTCGAACGCAGCCAAGATCGGTCACGACGTCGCCGCCGAGCTCGAGACGCTCCTCGTTCACGGGACGCTTCACCTGCTCGGCTACGACCACGACGAAGAGGAGGAGAAAGCGCGGATGGATGCGCGCCAGCGAGAGATCCTGGCGGCCTTCCATGCGTCCGCGTCCTGA
- the era gene encoding GTPase Era, with amino-acid sequence MDGFRSGFVAVVGRPNVGKSTLVNALVGDKVAITSDKPQTTRSAVRGIVNTPACQVVLIDTPGYHKPRTLLGSRLNDVVRAAWSDVELALLVVDGSSGVGSGDARVAQDLRAASCPSFLIVNKIDLMSRDAIAASLAAASELGDYDEFVPIAAKTGEGIDLLRELVVARMPEGPMYYPPGTRTDQPPPAFVAELVREKLLTRTREEVPHSIAVVTEEYEEREDGLLEIRATIFVERDSQKGIVIGKGGATIKAAGTEAREEMELLFGRKVFLELRAKVEKDWQRRAHALERLGFVGHS; translated from the coding sequence ATGGACGGGTTCAGATCGGGTTTTGTCGCCGTCGTCGGGCGCCCGAACGTCGGCAAATCCACCCTCGTGAATGCGCTCGTCGGCGACAAGGTCGCGATCACGTCGGACAAGCCCCAGACGACGCGCAGCGCGGTCCGCGGCATTGTGAACACGCCTGCGTGTCAGGTGGTGCTGATCGACACCCCCGGCTATCACAAGCCGCGCACGCTGCTCGGGTCGCGCCTCAACGACGTGGTGCGCGCGGCGTGGTCGGACGTCGAGCTTGCGTTGCTCGTCGTTGACGGCAGCTCCGGGGTCGGAAGCGGTGATGCCCGGGTCGCGCAGGACCTTCGTGCAGCCAGCTGTCCGTCGTTCCTGATCGTGAACAAGATCGACCTCATGTCGCGCGACGCGATCGCGGCGTCGTTGGCGGCCGCCTCCGAGCTCGGCGACTACGACGAGTTCGTCCCGATAGCGGCCAAGACGGGCGAGGGGATCGATCTGCTCCGCGAACTGGTCGTGGCGAGGATGCCGGAGGGGCCCATGTACTACCCGCCGGGCACCAGGACCGACCAACCTCCTCCGGCTTTCGTAGCGGAGCTAGTGCGAGAGAAGCTGCTCACGCGGACGAGAGAGGAGGTCCCGCACTCGATCGCCGTTGTCACGGAGGAGTATGAGGAGCGCGAGGACGGCCTGCTCGAGATCCGGGCGACGATCTTCGTCGAGCGAGACTCACAGAAGGGCATAGTCATCGGCAAGGGAGGCGCCACGATCAAGGCTGCCGGCACCGAGGCGCGCGAAGAGATGGAGCTGCTGTTCGGCCGCAAAGTCTTTCTCGAGCTGCGGGCCAAGGTCGAGAAGGACTGGCAGCGGCGCGCCCACGCTCTGGAACGCCTCGGGTTCGTCGGGCACAGCTGA
- a CDS encoding hemolysin family protein, which produces MGNAGLGVLIGCLLLFAAFAAMAETAISRVGRAKAHHLAQDRRKGGAALVRIVEDPAPFLNVVLLLTLLSHITATVMATILATRIFDDGGEVVAAVVMTLAIFVFAEVVPKTFTVQRTDRAALIMARPVLWIGRVLRPLGKVLIWISNAMMVLLPGHGLPKGPFVTEDEIRHMVDVAEEEQEIEEDERELIHSVFEFGDTVVREVMVPRPDMVTLPSDAGFDEALKTIVDAGYSRIPLYEGDTDNIVGLLYAKDLLKRVPEVRNRAKVSSLGRAPTFIPEQKKVSELLREMQTQHVHMAIVVDEYGGTAGLVTIEDLIEEIVGEIVDEYDNEEPLVEPIDDETIRVDAKMPIDEVNDLLGVELPHEEWDTVGGLVFGLTGRVPVVGEKVKFDSIEFRTERVTGRRIQKVVIKKLPGDAEPAEAG; this is translated from the coding sequence ATGGGCAACGCCGGCTTAGGTGTGTTGATCGGTTGCCTGCTGCTCTTCGCGGCCTTCGCCGCGATGGCCGAGACTGCCATCAGCCGGGTGGGGCGTGCGAAGGCTCACCACCTCGCGCAGGACAGACGTAAGGGGGGCGCAGCCCTCGTGCGCATAGTCGAGGATCCCGCTCCATTCCTCAACGTGGTCCTGCTGCTGACGTTGCTCAGTCACATCACGGCGACCGTGATGGCCACCATCCTTGCGACGAGGATCTTCGACGACGGCGGTGAGGTCGTCGCCGCCGTGGTGATGACGCTCGCGATCTTCGTTTTCGCCGAGGTGGTTCCGAAGACGTTCACGGTGCAGCGGACGGATCGCGCCGCGCTGATCATGGCGCGCCCGGTGCTGTGGATCGGACGGGTTCTCAGGCCTCTGGGGAAGGTCCTGATCTGGATCTCGAACGCCATGATGGTCCTCCTGCCCGGCCACGGTCTCCCGAAGGGGCCGTTCGTGACGGAGGACGAGATCCGCCACATGGTCGATGTGGCGGAGGAGGAGCAGGAGATCGAAGAGGACGAGCGCGAGCTCATCCACTCGGTGTTCGAGTTCGGCGACACCGTTGTCCGAGAGGTGATGGTTCCGCGTCCGGACATGGTCACGCTGCCGTCAGATGCCGGCTTCGACGAAGCCTTGAAGACGATCGTGGACGCTGGGTATTCGCGTATCCCTCTGTATGAGGGCGACACCGACAACATCGTGGGCCTCCTGTACGCGAAGGATCTTCTGAAACGGGTGCCGGAGGTGCGCAACCGCGCCAAGGTGTCCAGCCTCGGCCGCGCCCCGACCTTCATCCCCGAACAGAAGAAGGTGTCCGAGCTGCTGCGCGAGATGCAGACCCAACACGTTCACATGGCCATAGTCGTGGACGAGTACGGAGGCACCGCGGGGCTCGTCACCATCGAAGACCTGATCGAAGAGATCGTCGGGGAGATCGTCGACGAGTACGACAACGAGGAGCCGCTGGTCGAGCCGATCGACGACGAGACCATCCGCGTCGACGCGAAGATGCCGATCGACGAGGTGAACGACCTGTTGGGCGTCGAGCTTCCCCACGAGGAATGGGACACCGTCGGGGGCCTCGTCTTCGGTTTGACCGGACGGGTCCCGGTCGTGGGCGAGAAAGTGAAGTTCGACTCGATCGAGTTCCGGACCGAGCGCGTCACCGGACGTCGGATCCAAAAGGTCGTCATCAAGAAACTCCCGGGAGACGCCGAGCCCGCCGAAGCCGGGTGA
- a CDS encoding ABC transporter permease produces MTRASGRWDRFRVLLSIQMSRLRTSWRPYLIVSSVMPLGIAVLMRAVMEAEQVREFGQQIVAGSVVLAIAMTAIVMLAQRMATLKETRAIDFYSTLPVSRGAVVAAVLLSFAVFSLPGTIIVVLVGAALFDLSLVALWVVVPVWALGSFALAGIGLMIGFGAPDEQLAGMYSNLAMMAVLFLGILPEDKLPGWISPLRVVLPSTYAVDALKPGLDGRVAASLGADLAVLALFGAILFWAVRGPLWPHNE; encoded by the coding sequence ATGACCCGGGCGAGCGGCCGTTGGGACCGGTTCCGGGTGTTGCTCTCGATCCAGATGTCACGCCTTCGCACGTCGTGGCGGCCGTACCTGATCGTGTCGTCCGTGATGCCGCTCGGGATAGCGGTTCTGATGCGCGCGGTGATGGAGGCCGAACAGGTGCGGGAGTTCGGACAACAGATCGTGGCGGGCTCGGTGGTGCTCGCGATCGCGATGACGGCCATCGTGATGCTGGCGCAACGGATGGCGACGCTGAAAGAGACGCGCGCGATCGACTTCTACTCGACCCTGCCGGTCTCGCGCGGGGCTGTGGTGGCCGCCGTGCTGCTGTCGTTCGCGGTCTTCTCTCTACCCGGCACGATCATCGTCGTGCTTGTCGGCGCGGCGCTGTTCGACCTGTCGTTGGTCGCGCTGTGGGTCGTCGTTCCGGTGTGGGCACTGGGGTCCTTCGCCTTGGCTGGGATCGGTCTGATGATCGGCTTCGGCGCGCCCGATGAGCAACTCGCCGGTATGTACTCGAACCTCGCGATGATGGCGGTGCTCTTCCTCGGCATCTTGCCGGAGGACAAGTTGCCCGGTTGGATCTCACCGCTGCGGGTGGTGTTGCCGTCGACGTATGCGGTCGACGCCCTGAAGCCGGGGCTCGACGGCCGCGTGGCCGCGTCGCTGGGCGCGGACCTAGCGGTGCTGGCGCTGTTCGGGGCGATATTGTTCTGGGCCGTGCGCGGGCCGCTGTGGCCCCACAACGAGTGA
- the recO gene encoding DNA repair protein RecO: MPHIYKDEGVVLKTIKLGEADRIVTVFTRANGKVRAVAKGIRKTKSRFGARLEPFTRAELIIYKGRNLDTITQADILMSFDEIRVDYAKLRAGAALLDVVEKITPDRERAFPTYALLIGGLQALAEGRPNVVPSFLVKLLSISGYHPQLTSCSGCGEDAVLGAFSPALGGAICETCWHEAGDSVRMATADIELMSRLLSSDFGQAADARTTLAMTQALRKYAEYHLERPLKTLHALPAS; the protein is encoded by the coding sequence ATGCCGCACATCTACAAGGACGAGGGCGTCGTCCTCAAGACGATCAAGCTCGGCGAGGCCGATCGCATCGTCACCGTCTTCACGCGGGCTAACGGGAAGGTGCGGGCGGTCGCCAAAGGCATCCGCAAGACCAAGAGCCGCTTCGGCGCCCGGCTCGAGCCGTTCACTCGCGCCGAGCTGATCATCTACAAGGGCCGCAACCTCGACACGATCACCCAGGCCGACATCCTCATGTCGTTCGACGAGATCAGGGTCGATTACGCGAAGCTGCGGGCGGGCGCCGCGCTGCTCGATGTGGTCGAGAAGATCACCCCCGACCGCGAGCGGGCCTTTCCCACGTACGCGCTGTTGATCGGTGGCCTTCAAGCGCTCGCAGAGGGGCGGCCGAACGTGGTGCCCTCGTTCCTGGTCAAGCTCCTTTCCATCTCCGGCTACCACCCGCAGCTGACCTCTTGCTCCGGTTGCGGGGAAGACGCGGTGTTGGGCGCGTTCAGCCCGGCGCTCGGGGGCGCGATCTGCGAGACCTGCTGGCACGAAGCCGGTGACTCCGTGCGTATGGCCACCGCAGACATCGAGCTGATGTCGCGCCTGTTGAGCTCGGACTTCGGACAGGCCGCGGATGCTCGGACGACGCTGGCGATGACGCAAGCGCTCAGGAAGTACGCCGAGTACCACCTCGAGCGACCGCTGAAGACGCTGCACGCGCTCCCCGCCTCTTGA
- a CDS encoding hemolysin family protein — translation MLGLLVVFGLILLHGFFVAGEFGIVAIDRNKVEQLASQGDRRAKSALLALKSLSFQLSGAQLGITITSLLVGFLIEPAVAPALEPLIEAVGLPQSSALGVSVGLGLALATAFEMVVAELIPKNLAIARPEAVTFALATPFRLSNAAMKPFILLFNSAANWTVRLVGIEPQEELSGVQSLEELQVLIRSSREGGAIDEEEFSLLARSITFGDKVCADALTPRVSVTSIPRDATVGDLRKLALETGHSRFPVTDEGIDDIIGVVHVKDSYAIPAERRDATPIAQIVRQPLVVPESRDLASLLVEMRRDRQQLVIVVDEYGGTAGIISLEDLLEEIVGEIEDEYDPRTGSTSRLTDPPSGIHVVPGTMRAPELFETTGFRLPDGDYDTLAGLLLTLFDRVPSQGDHVSYEGWEFKVVEMERNRIARVLVVAPPSTEDR, via the coding sequence GTGCTCGGTCTCCTCGTCGTCTTCGGCCTCATCCTCTTGCACGGGTTCTTCGTCGCGGGCGAATTCGGGATCGTCGCGATCGACCGCAACAAGGTGGAGCAGCTGGCATCGCAAGGCGACCGCCGCGCGAAGAGCGCTCTCCTTGCTTTGAAGTCGTTGTCGTTCCAGCTCTCGGGCGCCCAACTGGGCATCACGATCACATCCCTGCTGGTCGGGTTCCTGATCGAGCCGGCGGTCGCGCCCGCGTTGGAACCGTTGATCGAAGCGGTGGGATTACCGCAGAGTTCTGCACTGGGAGTCTCGGTGGGGCTGGGACTCGCGCTCGCGACGGCGTTCGAGATGGTGGTCGCCGAGCTGATCCCCAAGAACCTCGCGATCGCCCGTCCCGAGGCCGTGACCTTCGCCCTCGCGACGCCGTTCCGGCTGAGTAACGCCGCTATGAAGCCGTTCATCTTGCTGTTCAACTCCGCGGCGAACTGGACCGTTCGGCTCGTGGGGATCGAACCGCAGGAGGAGCTGTCAGGGGTCCAATCACTCGAAGAGCTGCAGGTCCTGATCCGGTCGTCGCGCGAGGGCGGTGCGATCGACGAGGAGGAGTTCTCTCTTCTCGCCCGCTCGATCACCTTCGGCGACAAGGTGTGCGCAGACGCGCTGACCCCGCGGGTGTCGGTGACGTCGATACCGCGCGACGCCACGGTCGGCGACCTTCGGAAGCTGGCTCTGGAGACGGGCCATTCTCGTTTCCCGGTGACGGACGAAGGCATCGACGACATCATCGGTGTGGTCCACGTCAAAGACAGCTACGCGATCCCTGCCGAGCGACGGGATGCGACGCCTATCGCCCAGATCGTTCGCCAGCCACTGGTGGTGCCGGAGTCGCGCGACCTCGCATCGCTCCTCGTCGAGATGCGGCGGGATCGTCAGCAACTCGTGATCGTCGTCGACGAGTACGGCGGCACCGCCGGGATCATCAGCCTCGAGGATCTCCTGGAAGAGATCGTCGGCGAGATCGAAGACGAATACGACCCCCGCACCGGCTCCACGTCGCGCCTTACCGACCCGCCGTCCGGGATCCACGTCGTGCCCGGGACCATGCGCGCTCCCGAGCTCTTCGAGACGACGGGGTTCCGGCTCCCCGACGGCGACTACGACACACTCGCCGGCCTGTTGTTGACGTTGTTCGACCGAGTGCCATCACAGGGTGACCACGTCTCTTACGAGGGGTGGGAGTTCAAGGTCGTAGAGATGGAGCGCAACCGGATCGCGCGGGTCCTCGTCGTGGCGCCGCCCTCTACGGAGGACCGCTGA
- a CDS encoding cold shock domain-containing protein gives MNPMPQATVKLYDSLTKTGTLLADDGQTEFAIDARSLEGGMFRFLRPGQRVTFDLDEVDGEKKPRNLRIGIS, from the coding sequence ATGAACCCGATGCCGCAAGCCACCGTCAAGCTGTACGACTCACTGACGAAGACCGGCACGCTGCTCGCCGACGACGGCCAGACCGAGTTCGCGATCGACGCGAGGTCGCTCGAGGGTGGGATGTTCCGTTTCCTGCGTCCGGGTCAGCGAGTCACGTTCGATCTCGACGAGGTCGACGGCGAGAAGAAGCCGCGCAACCTCCGGATCGGGATCTCCTAG
- a CDS encoding mechanosensitive ion channel family protein, producing the protein MNIDRMRDARPYFLRGAVFGLIALVALVWRSGYEDDVFTGEFTTEDGFQLLAAFVFLVSGVIAVRGAAKGARMALRSHEDDPRGAPVSFIVSVIGYLVVVYSVVKLLGGDLGGLLLGGALTGVVVGIAAQQTLGNFFAGIVLLLVRPFAVGEYVVLKGATLGGEYEGVVVEMSMFYVHLSTERGAVALPNAGVLAAAVGPGARSADEDDDNDADKEDKEPPSSPAHGGPATSSPTPAG; encoded by the coding sequence GTGAACATCGACCGCATGCGCGACGCCCGTCCGTACTTCCTGCGTGGAGCGGTGTTCGGCCTTATCGCGCTCGTCGCGCTCGTGTGGCGTTCCGGCTACGAAGACGACGTCTTCACCGGTGAGTTCACGACAGAGGACGGCTTCCAGCTCCTGGCCGCCTTCGTCTTCCTCGTGTCGGGGGTGATCGCGGTCAGGGGCGCCGCCAAGGGCGCCAGGATGGCTCTTCGCTCGCACGAGGACGATCCACGAGGGGCTCCGGTCAGCTTCATCGTGTCGGTCATCGGCTACCTCGTGGTCGTCTATTCCGTGGTCAAGCTCCTGGGCGGTGACCTGGGCGGACTGCTGCTTGGAGGCGCACTTACCGGCGTGGTCGTCGGTATCGCGGCGCAGCAGACGCTGGGGAACTTCTTCGCCGGGATCGTCCTGCTCCTGGTGCGGCCGTTCGCCGTCGGCGAATACGTCGTGCTGAAGGGAGCGACCTTGGGCGGCGAGTACGAGGGCGTGGTCGTCGAGATGAGCATGTTCTACGTCCACCTGAGCACCGAGCGCGGGGCGGTAGCTCTGCCGAACGCCGGCGTGCTGGCGGCCGCGGTCGGCCCCGGCGCCCGGAGCGCCGACGAGGACGACGACAACGACGCCGACAAGGAAGACAAGGAACCGCCGTCGAGCCCCGCCCACGGCGGCCCCGCCACGAGCTCCCCGACCCCTGCGGGCTAG
- a CDS encoding hemolysin family protein has product MAMPLVVAILLLLANGFFVGAEFGLIAARRSKIEQLAEGGDRKAKLALRSVRELSFMLAGAQLGITMASLGLGAIAEPAVARLIESGLHGVIHVTPGVLHTISFVIALSIVVFLHMVVGEMAPKNIAIAKPEGTALWVAAPFRFYTTLFRPFIHLLNGLANGGVRLLGVEPQEEARSVHTSDEIGLMIAESARGGAIDKFEHRLLQGAIQFSERDAASVMVPRTDVIAVPLDVTPEELEKVIVESGHSRLPVYAEDLDHVVGFFHAKDLLKVRDDERQRPLARRLIRQMLVVPESRHLHPLLLDMRRERRHFALVVEEHGGTAGIVTLEDLLEELVGEIRDEHDAGELGIVHLDEGRYCIPGVLRIDEAERVLGIDLPEGEYETVAGFLMDKLGRIPKRRDRVSHDGWRLTVSSMQRRRVEQVIVERAERVEHQGR; this is encoded by the coding sequence ATGGCGATGCCACTGGTGGTCGCGATCCTGCTGCTCCTCGCGAACGGGTTCTTCGTCGGAGCAGAGTTCGGGCTGATCGCGGCCCGGCGGTCCAAGATCGAGCAGCTGGCAGAAGGGGGCGACCGCAAGGCGAAGCTGGCTCTTCGGTCGGTGCGGGAGCTGTCCTTCATGCTGGCGGGGGCGCAGTTGGGGATCACGATGGCATCGCTCGGGCTCGGCGCGATAGCCGAGCCCGCCGTCGCTCGGCTGATCGAGAGCGGGCTGCACGGCGTCATTCATGTGACGCCCGGGGTCTTGCACACGATCTCGTTCGTGATCGCTCTGTCGATCGTCGTGTTCCTGCACATGGTCGTGGGCGAGATGGCGCCGAAGAACATCGCAATCGCGAAGCCCGAAGGGACCGCACTCTGGGTAGCGGCTCCCTTCCGCTTCTATACGACGCTGTTCCGGCCGTTCATCCACCTGTTGAACGGGCTGGCCAACGGAGGGGTCCGGCTGCTTGGCGTCGAGCCGCAGGAAGAGGCCCGCTCCGTCCACACGAGCGACGAGATCGGCTTGATGATCGCGGAGTCGGCCCGAGGCGGCGCCATCGACAAGTTCGAGCACCGCCTCTTGCAGGGCGCTATCCAGTTCTCGGAGCGCGACGCGGCCTCGGTGATGGTTCCTCGCACGGACGTCATCGCGGTTCCGTTGGACGTCACACCTGAGGAGCTCGAGAAGGTCATCGTCGAGAGCGGGCACTCGCGGCTCCCGGTGTATGCGGAAGACCTGGACCACGTCGTCGGCTTCTTCCACGCGAAGGACCTCCTGAAGGTGCGCGACGACGAACGGCAGCGACCACTCGCGCGGCGGCTGATCCGTCAGATGCTCGTTGTCCCCGAGTCCCGCCACCTGCATCCGCTGCTGCTGGATATGAGACGTGAGCGTCGACACTTCGCGCTGGTCGTCGAGGAGCATGGAGGGACCGCCGGGATCGTGACGCTCGAAGACCTCCTAGAGGAGCTGGTCGGCGAGATCAGGGACGAGCACGATGCCGGGGAGCTCGGCATCGTCCACCTCGACGAGGGTCGCTACTGCATCCCGGGGGTGCTCCGGATCGACGAGGCCGAACGCGTACTGGGGATCGACCTGCCGGAGGGTGAATACGAGACGGTTGCCGGGTTCCTCATGGACAAGCTCGGGCGCATCCCGAAGCGGCGCGACCGCGTCTCGCACGATGGCTGGCGGCTAACCGTCAGCTCGATGCAGCGGCGGCGGGTGGAACAAGTGATCGTGGAGCGCGCCGAGCGCGTAGAGCACCAGGGGCGCTAG
- the uppS gene encoding polyprenyl diphosphate synthase, translating into MDGNGRWAEARGLSRSKGHEMGEKALFDVVEGAIEAGVRYLSVFAFSTENWSRPEDEVDFLLGFNRKLLRQRRDDMNERGVRIRRIGRRDPVPQEVLDEFDAAEAATAHNQRMDLMVCFNYGGRAELEDAAAKGPIADHLYAPDVPDVDLLIRTSGEMRLSNFLLWQSAYAELYFTETLWPDFDRHALWEALEDYAARHRRFGSL; encoded by the coding sequence ATGGACGGCAACGGGCGCTGGGCCGAGGCCCGCGGCCTGTCGCGCAGCAAGGGCCACGAGATGGGGGAGAAGGCCCTGTTCGACGTGGTCGAGGGCGCGATCGAGGCGGGGGTGCGGTACCTGTCGGTGTTCGCGTTCTCCACCGAGAACTGGTCCCGGCCAGAAGACGAGGTGGACTTCCTCCTCGGGTTCAACCGGAAGCTCCTTCGCCAGCGGCGCGACGACATGAACGAGCGCGGCGTCCGCATCCGGCGCATCGGGCGTCGCGATCCCGTTCCGCAAGAGGTGCTCGACGAGTTCGACGCCGCGGAGGCCGCCACCGCCCACAACCAGCGCATGGATCTGATGGTGTGCTTCAACTACGGCGGCCGCGCCGAGCTGGAGGACGCGGCTGCAAAGGGGCCCATAGCCGACCATCTCTATGCGCCGGACGTTCCCGACGTTGACCTGCTGATCCGCACGTCGGGCGAGATGCGCCTGTCGAACTTCCTGCTGTGGCAATCGGCCTACGCCGAGCTCTACTTCACCGAGACGCTGTGGCCGGACTTCGATCGCCACGCGCTGTGGGAGGCGCTAGAGGACTACGCGGCCCGCCACCGCCGCTTCGGCTCCCTGTAG